A window from Peromyscus eremicus chromosome 1, PerEre_H2_v1, whole genome shotgun sequence encodes these proteins:
- the Cebpa gene encoding CCAAT/enhancer-binding protein alpha, with amino-acid sequence MESADFYEVEPRPPMSSHLQSPPHAPSSAAFGFPRGAGPAPPPAPPAAPEPLGGICEHETSIDISAYIDPAAFNDEFLADLFQHSRQQEKAKAAAGPAGGAGDFDYPGAPAGPGGAVMSAGAHGPPPGYGCAAAGYLDNRLEPLYERVGAPALRPLVIKQEPREEDEAKQLALAGLFPYQPPPPPPPHPHASPAHLGAPHLQFQIAHCGQTTMHLQPGHPTPPPTPVPSPHPAPALGAAGLPGPGGALKGLAATHPDLRTGGGGGGAGAGKAKKSVDKNSNEYRVRRERNNIAVRKSRDKAKQRNVETQQKVLELTSDNDRLRKRVEQLSRELDTLRGIFRQLPESSLVKAMGNCA; translated from the coding sequence ATGGAGTCGGCCGACTTCTACGAGGTGGAGCCGCGGCCCCCGATGAGCAGCCACCTCCAGAGCCCCCCGCACGCGCCCAGCAGCGCCGCCTTCGGCTTTCCCCGGGGCGCGGGCCCCGCGCCGCCCCCAGCCCCACCTGCTGCCCCGGAGCCGCTGGGCGGCATCTGCGAGCACGAGACGTCTATAGACATCAGCGCCTACATCGACCCGGCCGCCTTCAACGACGAGTTCCTGGCCGACCTCTTCCAGCACAGCCGGCAGCAGGAGAAGGCCAAGGCGGCCGCGGGCCCCGCGGGTGGCGCCGGCGACTTTGACTACCCGGGGGCCCCAGCGGGCCCCGGCGGCGCGGTCATGTCCGCGGGGGCGCACGGGCCGCCTCCCGGTTACGGCTGTGCGGCGGCCGGCTACCTGGACAACAGGCTGGAACCCCTGTACGAGCGCGTCGGGGCGCCCGCGCTGCGGCCGCTGGTGATCAAGCAGGAGCCCCGCGAGGAGGACGAGGCGAAGCAGCTGGCGCTGGCCGGCCTCTTCCCCtaccagccgccgccgccgccgccgccgcacccGCACGCGTCTCCCGCGCACCTGGGCGCCCCACACCTGCAGTTCCAGATCGCGCACTGCGGCCAGACCACCATGCACCTGCAGCCCGGCCACCCCACGCCGCCGCCCACGCCCGTGCCCAGCCCGCACCCCGCGCCCGCGTTGGGTGCTGCGGGCCTGCCGGGTCCCGGGGGCGCGCTCAAAGGGTTGGCTGCCACGCACCCCGACCTCCGcacgggcggcggcggcggcggtgccgGAGCCGGTAAGGCCAAGAAGTCGGTGGACAAGAACAGCAACGAGTACCGGGTGCGGCGGGAACGCAACAACATCGCGGTGCGCAAGAGTCGAGATAAAGCCAAGCAGCGCAACGTGGAGACGCAGCAGAAGGTGCTGGAGCTGACCAGTGACAATGACCGCCTGCGCAAGCGGGTGGAACAGCTGAGCCGTGAACTGGACACGCTGCGGGGCATCTTCCGCCAGCTGCCGGAGAGCTCCTTGGTCAAGGCCATGGGCAACTGCGCGTGA